From a region of the Anaeromyxobacter sp. genome:
- a CDS encoding tetrathionate reductase family octaheme c-type cytochrome, which yields MKSPWFLGAALLAVVVGGVGLALATRAPAEPEAVRHATGYQKKVRAHFDHAPVTPASFESPQAVTRACLKCHPQAAEVMTSAHFTWLSEEVQIPGRTGTTRIGKKNLLNNFCIASQGNEKSCMKCHAGYGWADDTFDFKNPENVDCLVCHERTGAYVKGAFGLPTKESDLAAAARSVATPGRENCLGCHAFGGGGQGVKHGDLDSSLAHPYDEEDVHIGRHKFLCVDCHAAPHHQIQGRAFSVSVEPSHGVACTDCHVKAEHRDDRINAHLKAVACQTCHIPDYAGQLPTKATWDWSKAGDASRPDDLHSYLKIKGEFSYQQAALPEYRWFNGTVGRYLLGDTIDPATVTQLNPLQGSIADPTARIWPVKIHRGKQPYDAGFNYLFPPVTGGPGGYWTTFDWDSAFKLGSKASKIPYSGKFGFAPTEMSWPLSHMVTPKERALGCVECHGEGGRLDWKALGYAGDPIKTGGRK from the coding sequence GCTCCTGGCGGTGGTGGTCGGCGGCGTCGGGCTGGCCCTGGCCACCCGCGCCCCGGCCGAGCCCGAGGCCGTCCGGCACGCCACCGGCTACCAGAAGAAGGTCCGGGCCCACTTCGACCACGCCCCGGTCACCCCGGCCTCCTTCGAGAGCCCGCAGGCCGTGACCCGGGCCTGCCTGAAGTGCCACCCGCAGGCGGCCGAGGTCATGACCTCCGCCCACTTCACCTGGCTCTCCGAGGAGGTCCAGATCCCCGGGCGGACCGGCACCACCCGCATCGGCAAGAAGAACCTGCTCAACAACTTCTGCATCGCCTCGCAGGGGAACGAGAAGTCCTGCATGAAGTGCCACGCCGGCTACGGCTGGGCCGACGACACCTTCGACTTCAAGAACCCCGAGAACGTCGACTGCCTGGTCTGCCACGAGCGGACCGGCGCCTACGTGAAGGGGGCGTTCGGCCTGCCCACCAAGGAGAGCGACCTGGCGGCGGCGGCCCGCAGCGTCGCCACCCCGGGCCGCGAGAACTGCCTGGGGTGCCACGCCTTCGGCGGCGGCGGCCAGGGGGTCAAGCACGGCGACCTCGACTCCTCGCTGGCGCACCCCTACGACGAGGAGGACGTGCACATCGGGCGCCACAAGTTCCTCTGCGTGGACTGCCACGCCGCGCCGCACCACCAGATCCAGGGGCGGGCCTTCTCGGTCAGCGTCGAGCCCTCGCACGGCGTGGCCTGCACCGACTGCCACGTCAAGGCCGAGCACCGCGACGACCGCATCAACGCCCACCTGAAGGCGGTGGCCTGCCAGACCTGCCACATCCCGGACTACGCCGGGCAGCTGCCCACCAAGGCCACCTGGGACTGGAGCAAGGCCGGCGACGCCAGCCGCCCCGACGACCTGCACAGCTACCTGAAGATCAAGGGCGAGTTCTCCTACCAGCAGGCCGCGCTGCCCGAGTACCGCTGGTTCAACGGCACGGTGGGGCGCTACCTGCTGGGCGACACCATCGACCCCGCCACGGTCACCCAGCTCAACCCGCTGCAGGGCTCCATCGCCGATCCCACGGCCCGCATCTGGCCCGTCAAGATCCACCGGGGCAAGCAGCCCTACGACGCCGGCTTCAACTACCTCTTCCCGCCGGTGACCGGCGGCCCGGGCGGCTACTGGACCACCTTCGACTGGGACAGCGCCTTCAAGCTGGGGTCCAAGGCCTCGAAGATCCCCTACAGCGGCAAGTTCGGCTTCGCCCCCACCGAGATGAGCTGGCCGCTCTCCCACATGGTGACCCCCAAGGAGCGCGCCCTCGGCTGCGTCGAGTGCCACGGCGAGGGCGGCCGCCTCGACTGGAAGGCGCTGGGCTACGCCGGCGACCCCATCAAGACCGGAGGCCGCAAGTGA
- a CDS encoding cytochrome b/b6 domain-containing protein, producing the protein MNRLTRLTLLALALLAAPAARAQQAVNPIHPVFAPLDAAGKKVKAGADVSLDRTCGACHDVAYIASHSGHAAPKSTATCAQCHVDGGTLDVRPETLDGEGRLVRQAVRIGAPRAASCAACHGLLGGAHDPVALPADFEATAAPGGRTWSLTQGEGAVVSPQRMSDSFLNLEGKAGLSAPWDVHAAKLVDCIACHYAANNPARTESRQGALRYLTSDPRRLSTAEFLLRPDHHLAEQGCRSCHDPLKAHEFLPYRTRHMTVLSCQACHLASPAGPAVEMIDATVVTLAGTPAVRYRGLERRPGDTLNTATLRPFQPLLVERTEADGARRLAPVNTVSRFRWVAGADRAEVPAATVAKAFLEGGAYAPAILEHFDADRDGRLDPQELRLDGKLKAELVAARLAAAGVDSPAIDGTLTVYPLAHGVSTRDRAQRDCQACHAEDSRLGGSFLVAGYLPGGAPPRPGDRPRVELAGTLTPGADGSLALLRGEGAAPSGLHVLGHSRQGATNTIGFGLFAAVFIGVATHGLLRLLTQGRRAGQEAHARAPTGKAYVFGRYERLWHWTMALSGVFLIWSGLEIHWAGAAWLLSLPGAISLHNVFAVVLMLNAFLALFYHLATKAIRNFIPAPQGLVGRILEHMTYQSRGIFFGGPHPNNAPGQKLNPLQQLTYLALLNVLFPLQIVTGLLIWAVGHWPNVAAAVGGLGTLAPLHNLGSWLFLTFFVLHVYLVTTGRTPTEHLESMITGYQPVEDDRAAPERS; encoded by the coding sequence GTGAACCGCCTCACCCGCCTCACCCTGCTGGCGCTGGCCCTGCTGGCCGCCCCGGCGGCTCGCGCCCAGCAGGCCGTCAACCCCATCCACCCGGTCTTCGCCCCGCTCGACGCGGCCGGCAAGAAGGTCAAGGCCGGCGCCGACGTCTCGCTCGACCGGACCTGCGGCGCCTGCCACGACGTGGCCTACATCGCGTCCCACAGCGGGCACGCCGCGCCGAAGAGCACCGCCACCTGCGCCCAGTGCCACGTCGACGGCGGCACGCTCGACGTGCGCCCCGAGACGCTGGACGGCGAGGGGCGCCTGGTGCGCCAGGCCGTCCGCATCGGCGCGCCCCGGGCCGCCAGCTGCGCCGCCTGCCACGGCCTGCTGGGCGGGGCCCACGACCCGGTGGCCCTGCCGGCCGACTTCGAGGCCACCGCCGCGCCCGGCGGCCGCACCTGGTCGCTCACCCAGGGCGAGGGGGCGGTGGTCTCGCCCCAGCGCATGTCCGACTCCTTCCTCAACCTGGAGGGCAAGGCCGGGCTGAGCGCGCCCTGGGACGTGCACGCCGCCAAGCTGGTGGACTGCATCGCCTGCCACTACGCCGCCAACAACCCGGCCCGCACCGAGAGCCGCCAGGGCGCCCTGCGCTACCTCACCTCCGACCCGCGCCGGCTCTCCACCGCCGAGTTCCTGCTCCGTCCGGACCACCACCTGGCCGAGCAGGGCTGCCGCAGCTGCCACGACCCGCTCAAGGCCCACGAGTTCCTGCCCTACCGCACCCGCCACATGACGGTGCTCTCCTGCCAGGCCTGCCACCTGGCCTCCCCGGCCGGCCCGGCGGTGGAGATGATCGACGCCACGGTGGTCACCCTGGCGGGCACGCCGGCGGTGCGCTACCGCGGCCTGGAGCGGCGGCCGGGGGACACCCTCAACACCGCCACGCTGCGCCCCTTCCAGCCGCTGCTGGTGGAGCGCACCGAGGCCGACGGCGCCCGCCGGCTGGCCCCGGTCAACACCGTCAGCCGCTTCCGCTGGGTGGCCGGCGCCGACCGCGCCGAGGTGCCCGCCGCCACCGTGGCGAAGGCCTTCCTGGAGGGCGGCGCCTACGCCCCGGCCATCCTGGAGCACTTCGACGCCGACCGGGACGGGCGCCTCGACCCCCAGGAGCTGCGGCTGGACGGCAAGCTCAAGGCCGAGCTGGTGGCCGCGCGGCTGGCCGCCGCCGGCGTGGACTCGCCGGCCATCGACGGCACCCTCACCGTCTACCCGCTGGCCCACGGCGTCTCCACCCGCGACCGGGCCCAGCGCGACTGCCAGGCCTGCCACGCCGAGGACTCCCGGCTGGGTGGGTCGTTCCTGGTGGCCGGCTACCTGCCCGGCGGCGCCCCGCCGCGCCCCGGCGACCGCCCCCGCGTCGAGCTGGCCGGCACCCTCACCCCAGGGGCCGACGGCAGCCTGGCCCTGCTGCGCGGCGAGGGCGCCGCGCCCTCCGGCCTCCACGTGCTGGGCCACTCCCGCCAGGGCGCCACCAACACCATCGGGTTCGGCCTCTTCGCCGCCGTCTTCATCGGCGTCGCGACCCACGGCCTGCTGCGCCTGCTCACCCAGGGCCGGCGGGCCGGCCAGGAGGCCCACGCCCGGGCGCCCACCGGGAAGGCCTACGTCTTCGGCCGCTACGAGCGGCTCTGGCACTGGACCATGGCGCTCTCCGGCGTCTTCCTCATCTGGAGCGGCCTGGAGATCCACTGGGCCGGCGCCGCCTGGCTGCTCTCGCTGCCGGGCGCCATCTCGCTGCACAACGTCTTCGCGGTGGTGCTGATGCTGAACGCCTTCCTGGCGCTCTTCTACCACCTGGCCACCAAGGCCATCCGCAACTTCATCCCGGCGCCGCAGGGGCTGGTGGGCCGCATCCTCGAGCACATGACCTACCAGTCGCGGGGCATCTTCTTCGGCGGGCCGCACCCGAACAACGCCCCCGGCCAGAAGCTCAACCCGCTGCAGCAGCTCACCTACCTGGCGCTGCTCAACGTCCTCTTCCCGCTGCAGATCGTCACCGGCCTGCTCATCTGGGCGGTGGGCCACTGGCCCAACGTGGCGGCGGCGGTGGGCGGCCTCGGCACCCTGGCCCCGCTGCACAACCTGGGGTCCTGGCTCTTCCTCACCTTCTTCGTCCTGCACGTCTACCTGGTCACCACCGGGCGGACGCCCACCGAGCACCTCGAGTCGATGATCACCGGCTACCAGCCCGTCGAGGACGACCGGGCCGCGCCGGAGCGGAGCTGA